One Lactobacillus crispatus DNA segment encodes these proteins:
- a CDS encoding DEAD/DEAH box helicase, translating into MARWHRLFPERVFDRGEIYYGNDMVENIQLAQDQEHFTAQVQGGIGRSYTVTGRLRLDGRASELDCNCPWANKGHRCKHEVAALLAVENEHNVKVPFSDLISEHLKQMIAHKSPVLNPLNLIGNMKFTKKSYDQALELNDHWLISSCRHFDDKMRKYEYFWEIVTEDNELITLSVQFTRWQIISIKFDSDFSRIEKDSVRILALFYFINEYLDDDPFDLTNQAAEDLLEFYSDASTQNDEPIILRASIDKYNNIPSLTFKLGKNKHIYKVKDLNQLVDASRHSSSLKLGKFFNEPINQAKMDIDSQHWLSFIEKIIDARNLNEEFYYNYSSQVGRITLENSVADEVNDLLYQGVKLYSNEQPIGYTTDQLDLNIKIETQKSSALVSVEDLPVSTIITGSHAYYGYYKDVWIKYIGLTPASLHNLGLQPGAEMQFSKKTVAKFAHNILPKFEQTKFILVSGTDELKAILPPEAHFLFKLDYRVGSILCMARVQYGDAQYELNQGYTEEDRRDVEKETAAWKHINTYFSDYQHGRYVLSNEESDVVQAFLDDGINELKRLGEVQITANFRSLLKGIKINLDVGVGINLTNELLDIDLADQKMSWEDIQAALKAYQEKRKYFVLKNGMLAKAEQPTIEQLAQTLHDLGISFKDFIHGKLHLPAYRAFYFAKQMKAANALHFSTNESFNTLINDLAKNQLKQNQIPVSLQNILRPYQKIGFNWLSTIVNYKFGGLLADEMGLGKTLQIISLLLARKEKMQNQLPSLIVAPASVIYNWQAEVKKFAPSLNVALLDGTKKERERLLLDAKKYDLLISSYQSLNRDLEAYQNLIFDVEVIDEAQNIKNQQSVTAKTVKVIKAHHKLALTGTPIENKLSELWSIFDYLMPGFLGSYPDFRKKYELPIVKEQDKEAEDQLANMVIPFILRRLKKDVLRDLPDKDEEIVPVKMNKKQADLYNMQTQKIIAQLNGQGDEDFKRSRFQILAQITKLREICCDPHLLYENYHGKSNKLIATIELIKNNLANGHKILLFSQFTAMLDILHENLARLRLPLFTITGSTPKTKRQEQVQKFNQMAQPGVFLISLKAGGTGINLTGADVVIHYDPWWNLAAEKQATDRAHRIGQKHSVKIYKMVTEDSIEERIIALQQKKAELADIIFQNDQIADATMSKDDLIKILK; encoded by the coding sequence ATGGCTAGATGGCATAGATTATTTCCTGAACGAGTTTTTGATCGTGGAGAAATATATTATGGCAATGATATGGTTGAAAATATTCAATTAGCTCAAGATCAGGAACACTTTACCGCTCAAGTTCAAGGCGGAATTGGTCGTTCTTATACTGTAACTGGTCGTCTTCGTTTAGATGGTCGAGCTTCAGAGTTAGACTGTAATTGTCCATGGGCTAATAAAGGGCATCGCTGTAAACACGAGGTTGCGGCTTTACTTGCAGTAGAAAACGAACATAACGTTAAAGTCCCTTTTTCTGACTTAATTTCTGAACATCTTAAGCAAATGATCGCACATAAAAGCCCAGTACTTAACCCCTTAAATTTGATTGGCAATATGAAATTTACCAAAAAAAGTTATGATCAGGCACTGGAACTTAATGATCACTGGTTGATTAGTAGTTGTCGGCATTTTGATGATAAGATGCGTAAATATGAATATTTTTGGGAGATAGTAACAGAGGACAATGAGTTAATTACATTATCTGTGCAATTTACTCGCTGGCAAATTATATCAATTAAATTTGATAGTGATTTTTCCCGTATTGAAAAAGATAGTGTTAGAATATTAGCTCTGTTTTACTTTATTAATGAGTATCTTGATGACGATCCATTTGATTTAACTAACCAGGCCGCTGAAGATCTACTTGAATTTTATAGTGACGCTTCTACCCAAAATGATGAGCCGATTATTTTGCGGGCAAGTATTGATAAGTATAATAACATCCCTAGTTTGACGTTTAAATTAGGAAAGAACAAGCATATTTATAAAGTTAAAGATCTTAATCAACTAGTAGATGCATCCCGACACAGCTCTTCTCTAAAGCTAGGTAAATTTTTCAACGAGCCTATAAATCAGGCTAAAATGGATATTGATAGTCAACACTGGTTATCTTTTATTGAAAAAATTATAGATGCTCGTAATCTAAACGAAGAATTTTATTATAATTACAGTAGTCAGGTTGGTCGCATTACACTAGAGAACTCTGTGGCCGATGAAGTTAATGATTTACTTTATCAAGGCGTAAAGTTGTACTCAAATGAGCAGCCTATAGGATATACAACTGATCAACTAGATTTAAACATTAAAATTGAAACTCAAAAGTCATCTGCTTTAGTTAGTGTAGAGGATCTTCCAGTTTCTACTATAATTACTGGGAGTCATGCGTATTATGGCTATTACAAAGATGTATGGATCAAATATATAGGTCTTACGCCTGCTTCTTTGCATAATTTAGGATTGCAGCCTGGTGCTGAAATGCAATTTAGTAAAAAGACCGTTGCTAAGTTTGCACATAATATTTTGCCTAAATTTGAGCAAACAAAGTTTATATTAGTGTCTGGTACTGATGAGTTGAAAGCTATTTTGCCACCAGAGGCCCATTTTTTGTTTAAATTAGATTATCGTGTAGGCAGTATTTTATGTATGGCTCGAGTACAGTATGGGGATGCACAATACGAGTTAAATCAAGGATATACTGAAGAGGACCGACGCGATGTTGAAAAAGAGACCGCAGCATGGAAGCACATTAATACATATTTTAGTGATTATCAGCATGGGCGGTATGTTTTATCCAATGAAGAATCGGATGTCGTACAAGCTTTTCTAGATGATGGTATCAATGAGTTGAAACGATTAGGCGAAGTACAAATTACAGCTAACTTTAGATCACTTTTAAAGGGAATAAAGATTAATTTGGATGTTGGAGTAGGTATCAACCTGACTAATGAATTATTAGATATCGATCTTGCTGATCAAAAGATGAGCTGGGAAGACATTCAAGCGGCTTTGAAAGCCTACCAAGAAAAGCGAAAATATTTTGTTTTAAAAAATGGAATGCTAGCTAAGGCAGAACAACCGACAATTGAACAATTGGCACAAACTTTGCATGATTTAGGTATTAGTTTTAAGGATTTCATTCACGGTAAATTACATTTACCAGCATATCGTGCCTTTTATTTTGCTAAGCAAATGAAAGCTGCTAATGCACTGCATTTCTCAACTAATGAATCCTTTAATACTCTGATTAATGATTTAGCTAAGAATCAGTTGAAGCAAAATCAAATACCAGTTAGTTTGCAAAATATTTTGCGTCCATATCAGAAGATAGGTTTTAATTGGCTAAGCACTATCGTTAATTATAAATTTGGCGGGCTACTTGCTGATGAGATGGGATTAGGTAAAACCTTGCAGATTATTAGTCTTCTTTTAGCTCGCAAAGAAAAAATGCAAAATCAGTTACCTAGCTTAATCGTTGCGCCTGCTTCTGTTATCTATAATTGGCAGGCAGAAGTTAAAAAGTTCGCACCTAGCCTTAATGTGGCTCTATTAGATGGCACTAAAAAAGAACGAGAGAGATTGCTTTTAGATGCTAAAAAGTATGATCTGCTAATCAGTTCATATCAATCGCTTAATCGAGATCTAGAAGCGTATCAAAATCTAATTTTTGATGTAGAAGTAATTGATGAAGCACAAAATATTAAGAATCAGCAATCAGTTACCGCCAAGACAGTCAAAGTCATTAAAGCGCATCATAAACTAGCTCTAACAGGAACACCGATTGAAAATAAATTGAGCGAGTTATGGAGTATTTTTGATTACTTAATGCCAGGTTTTTTAGGTTCATATCCTGACTTTAGGAAAAAGTATGAATTACCGATTGTTAAAGAGCAAGATAAAGAGGCAGAAGATCAATTAGCTAATATGGTAATACCCTTTATCTTGCGGCGTCTAAAAAAAGATGTGCTACGTGACTTACCTGACAAAGATGAAGAAATTGTGCCTGTTAAAATGAATAAGAAACAAGCTGATTTGTATAATATGCAGACGCAAAAGATTATCGCTCAATTAAATGGACAGGGGGATGAAGACTTTAAGAGATCACGTTTTCAAATTTTGGCTCAGATTACTAAATTACGTGAAATTTGTTGTGATCCTCATTTGCTTTATGAAAACTATCACGGCAAGTCTAATAAATTAATTGCTACAATTGAGTTGATTAAGAATAATCTAGCAAATGGACATAAAATTTTATTGTTTTCACAGTTCACAGCTATGCTAGATATTTTGCATGAAAACCTTGCCAGATTAAGACTACCTTTATTTACTATTACTGGATCAACACCTAAAACTAAGCGTCAAGAACAAGTTCAAAAGTTTAATCAAATGGCTCAACCAGGGGTCTTTTTGATTTCATTAAAAGCAGGCGGAACAGGCATTAACTTGACTGGTGCTGATGTTGTAATTCATTATGATCCTTGGTGGAACTTGGCCGCAGAAAAACAGGCGACGGATCGAGCTCATAGAATTGGTCAAAAGCATTCTGTTAAGATTTATAAGATGGTTACAGAAGACAGTATTGAAGAGAGAATCATTGCTTTACAGCAAAAGAAAGCAGAATTAGCTGATATAATTTTTCAAAATGATCAGATTGCTGATGCAACAATGAGTAAAGACGATTTAATTAAGATTTTGAAATAA
- a CDS encoding LysR family transcriptional regulator, with the protein MSKSDTILSAKSLRYFLQLIETMNYTQAAQILGITQPALTQQVKKLERAIGAPLFGQMGKKLYLTEAGKEMEAAAIELLNTINGVISDIQEYTQSDKGNISIGILESVHVDLFYQFLRYFNKKYPEVTFTVDYFDRKELWHRLDSNMIDMAIMYMPDTTNKTGANFRHQYNHRDICPEHIVVLTHKDNVEAGGTYSVTRFGNRKWVAYPENYYLSRLMRLNFSKKIDLVTPFKIASTKEMIKIAENTDLDTYVDQTYYEAHKDEINLTPVYIKNMPEFTTACVYRRGKLDVPRMKKLLTELQIFLDNNLDRNNNFSKLLSEEIK; encoded by the coding sequence ATGTCTAAAAGTGATACTATTTTATCGGCTAAATCATTGCGTTATTTTTTACAATTGATTGAGACGATGAATTATACCCAAGCTGCACAAATTTTAGGTATTACTCAACCGGCTTTAACTCAGCAAGTAAAAAAATTGGAACGCGCTATTGGTGCTCCATTATTTGGACAAATGGGGAAGAAGTTATACCTAACCGAAGCTGGTAAAGAAATGGAAGCAGCAGCGATAGAGTTGCTAAATACCATTAATGGTGTTATTAGTGACATTCAAGAATATACCCAGTCAGATAAAGGCAATATTTCAATTGGTATTCTAGAGTCCGTACATGTTGATCTTTTCTACCAATTTTTACGTTACTTCAATAAAAAGTATCCAGAAGTAACTTTTACTGTTGATTACTTTGACCGCAAAGAGCTATGGCACAGACTTGATTCCAATATGATTGATATGGCGATTATGTATATGCCAGATACTACTAATAAAACAGGAGCTAATTTCCGTCATCAATACAATCATCGTGATATTTGCCCTGAGCATATTGTTGTACTGACTCACAAGGATAATGTGGAAGCAGGAGGGACATATTCTGTTACTCGTTTTGGCAACAGAAAGTGGGTTGCATATCCGGAGAATTACTACTTATCAAGATTAATGCGACTTAACTTTAGTAAAAAGATTGATCTCGTTACTCCGTTTAAAATTGCATCTACTAAGGAAATGATCAAAATTGCAGAAAATACTGATCTTGATACTTATGTAGATCAGACTTACTATGAGGCGCATAAGGATGAGATTAATTTGACTCCTGTTTATATTAAAAATATGCCTGAGTTTACGACTGCTTGTGTTTATCGTAGAGGAAAATTAGATGTTCCTAGGATGAAGAAATTACTAACGGAA
- a CDS encoding IS256 family transposase has translation MNDFTKDFAQALFNPDKINDLLRKELQQAVNNLLEAELTAFLGYDPYARNGWNTGNSRNGAYFRKVDTQFGPIEVQVPRDRNGQFHQHTLPDYKQHSDVLESTIIKLYSKGVTTREIADLIEKMYGSHYSPAQVSNISKQMLPKIEAYHKRKLSDKFFCVYLDATYLPLRRETFEREAVYIAIGIKPNGHKEVIDYCIAPSENIEVWTEMLQNMKSRGLKQVELFLSDGVVGMKTALARTYPKAHFQRCLVHVMRNICAKVRVDDREKIMNEFKQIHQQTSKKEAAAVLHKFYAKWNKAYSHVIKGLKEIEPDLLVFYNYPKQIRASIYSTNMIESFNNVIKRKAKPKAEFPTEQSLDAFIGIQAMSYNDRYFNRIHKGFGQVQDTLESYFD, from the coding sequence ATGAATGATTTTACCAAAGATTTTGCTCAAGCTCTATTCAATCCAGACAAAATAAATGATTTATTGCGCAAAGAGCTACAACAGGCTGTTAATAACTTGCTAGAAGCTGAGTTGACTGCCTTTCTAGGCTATGATCCCTATGCCAGAAATGGCTGGAATACTGGCAATTCTAGAAATGGTGCTTATTTCCGCAAGGTTGATACCCAGTTTGGACCAATTGAAGTGCAAGTGCCTCGAGACCGCAACGGTCAGTTTCATCAGCACACGCTGCCTGACTACAAGCAGCACTCTGATGTTTTGGAAAGCACGATTATCAAGCTATACTCCAAAGGCGTAACTACCAGAGAAATCGCTGACTTGATTGAGAAAATGTATGGCAGTCATTATAGTCCAGCTCAAGTATCAAATATTTCCAAGCAGATGCTCCCCAAGATTGAGGCTTATCACAAGCGCAAGCTAAGCGACAAGTTTTTCTGTGTCTATTTGGATGCGACATACCTTCCTTTGCGCCGAGAAACGTTTGAGCGTGAAGCAGTATATATTGCCATTGGCATTAAACCTAATGGACATAAGGAAGTCATTGACTACTGCATTGCTCCTAGTGAGAACATTGAAGTTTGGACAGAGATGCTTCAAAACATGAAGTCCAGAGGCTTGAAGCAAGTTGAGCTTTTTCTTTCTGATGGTGTTGTTGGCATGAAAACAGCCTTGGCCAGGACTTATCCTAAAGCTCATTTTCAACGCTGCCTGGTTCATGTCATGCGCAATATCTGCGCTAAAGTACGCGTCGACGATCGTGAAAAGATCATGAACGAATTCAAGCAGATACATCAACAGACAAGCAAAAAAGAAGCTGCAGCTGTCTTGCACAAATTCTATGCCAAATGGAATAAAGCTTATAGCCATGTCATCAAAGGTTTGAAGGAAATTGAGCCCGATCTGCTAGTCTTCTACAATTATCCCAAACAAATCAGAGCTTCAATTTATTCAACCAATATGATTGAATCCTTTAACAACGTCATCAAGCGTAAAGCTAAGCCTAAGGCAGAATTTCCAACTGAACAGTCGCTTGATGCATTTATTGGCATCCAGGCAATGAGCTACAATGACCGTTATTTCAATCGAATTCATAAAGGCTTTGGTCAGGTTCAGGACACCTTAGAATCCTACTTTGATTAA
- the plsY gene encoding glycerol-3-phosphate 1-O-acyltransferase PlsY gives MFALKFASLFILAYLIGSFPTGVLVGNIFFHKDIRKYGSGNIGTTNTFRVLGPAAGIIVFIVDFLKGTFATVLPIIFKLGPHYLCLIFGLAAILGHAFPVFLKFKGGKAVATSAGFLLGYNVHFFLICALIFFPILFITSMVSLTSLISVVLIFIASFFFHDLALSIISGLLVILIYWSHRSNIIRIEHHQENLVPFGLVYWYKKKHTNSN, from the coding sequence ATGTTTGCATTAAAATTTGCATCGTTGTTTATTTTAGCATACTTGATTGGATCATTCCCAACAGGTGTGTTAGTGGGTAATATCTTTTTTCATAAAGATATTAGGAAATACGGATCAGGAAATATCGGAACGACTAATACCTTTAGAGTATTAGGACCAGCTGCTGGAATCATTGTCTTTATAGTAGATTTTCTCAAAGGAACTTTTGCTACAGTATTACCAATAATTTTTAAACTAGGACCACATTATCTTTGCTTGATTTTTGGCTTAGCTGCAATTTTAGGCCACGCTTTTCCTGTCTTTTTAAAGTTCAAAGGAGGCAAGGCAGTAGCAACTTCCGCTGGATTTTTACTAGGATATAATGTCCATTTTTTCTTGATCTGTGCGTTAATCTTCTTCCCTATCTTATTTATTACAAGTATGGTTTCATTAACTAGTTTGATCTCAGTAGTTCTAATCTTTATTGCTTCATTCTTTTTCCACGATCTTGCCTTGAGCATTATCAGTGGATTGCTCGTAATCTTAATTTACTGGAGTCACCGAAGCAATATTATTCGAATCGAACATCACCAAGAGAATCTGGTTCCATTCGGTCTAGTGTATTGGTATAAAAAGAAACATACTAACTCAAACTAA
- the parE gene encoding DNA topoisomerase IV subunit B, whose translation MAKANTYDDSSIQILHGLEAVRKRPGMYIGSTDIHGLNQLVYEIVDNSVDEAMAGFGKEIDVTIHSDNSVTVRDFGRGMPTGMHKSGKPTIEVILTVLHAGGKFTEQNYKTSGGLHGVGSSVVNALSSYMKVRVVRDGKAYEEEFKDGGHPVGTLKCVGKTKEPTGTTITFKPDETIFSTTKYKYETIQERIRESAFLLKGVKFVLTDEREPEHHDVFQYDDGIKSFVKYLNEGKGTISDVFYFEGKQDGMEIEFSGQYSDGYSENLVSFVNNVRTGDGGTHESGARSGFTRAFNDYAKKQGLLGKKDKNIDGSDYREGLSAVLSVKIPEELLEFEGQTKGKLGTPQARSAVDSLVYEKMSYYLMENGELAQELVKKAQRARDAREAAKKARDESRNGKKRRKKEVLSGKLTPAQSRNPKKNELFLVEGDSAGGSAKQGRDRRFQAILPLRGKVLNTQKAKLQDIFKNEEINTMIYTIGAGVGTEFNVDDSNYDKVIIMTDADDDGAHIQILLLTFFYRYMRPMIEHGKVYIALPPLYRLQKGRGKKTQVQYAWTDEELADDEKKMGRGYSLQRFKGLGEMNAEQLWATTMDPQSRMLIRVKIDDAALAERRVTTLMGDKVAARRKWIEENVKFRMGEDGSILESEDE comes from the coding sequence GTGGCAAAAGCTAATACTTATGATGATTCTTCAATTCAAATTTTACATGGCCTAGAAGCCGTTCGTAAAAGACCTGGTATGTATATTGGTTCAACTGATATTCATGGTCTTAATCAATTAGTGTATGAAATCGTCGATAACTCTGTCGACGAAGCCATGGCTGGTTTTGGTAAAGAAATTGATGTAACCATTCATTCAGATAATAGTGTTACTGTAAGAGACTTTGGGCGTGGTATGCCGACAGGAATGCACAAATCGGGTAAGCCCACAATTGAAGTTATTTTAACTGTATTACATGCTGGTGGTAAGTTTACTGAACAAAATTATAAAACTTCAGGCGGGTTGCATGGCGTAGGTTCATCCGTTGTTAATGCACTTTCAAGTTATATGAAGGTTAGAGTCGTTCGCGATGGTAAAGCTTATGAAGAAGAATTTAAAGATGGTGGGCATCCGGTAGGTACATTAAAGTGTGTAGGAAAGACAAAAGAGCCAACAGGGACTACCATTACGTTTAAGCCAGATGAGACTATCTTTTCAACCACGAAGTATAAGTATGAGACAATTCAGGAGAGAATTCGTGAATCTGCTTTTCTACTTAAAGGGGTTAAATTTGTCTTAACAGATGAGCGTGAGCCAGAACATCATGATGTTTTTCAGTATGATGATGGAATTAAATCATTTGTTAAGTATTTAAACGAAGGTAAAGGCACAATTAGTGATGTCTTTTATTTTGAAGGCAAGCAAGATGGCATGGAAATTGAATTTTCAGGTCAATATAGTGATGGATATTCAGAAAATTTAGTTTCATTTGTTAACAATGTTAGAACTGGTGATGGTGGTACCCATGAGTCAGGTGCTCGTAGTGGATTTACACGTGCATTTAACGATTATGCTAAAAAGCAGGGTCTACTAGGTAAAAAAGATAAAAATATTGATGGTTCTGATTATCGTGAAGGGCTTAGCGCGGTTTTATCTGTTAAAATCCCTGAAGAATTACTTGAATTTGAAGGACAGACTAAGGGTAAATTAGGTACTCCACAAGCACGTTCTGCTGTAGATTCACTTGTTTATGAGAAAATGTCTTACTATTTAATGGAAAATGGTGAGCTGGCTCAGGAACTAGTTAAGAAGGCTCAAAGGGCTAGGGATGCACGTGAAGCAGCTAAAAAGGCACGTGATGAAAGCAGAAATGGTAAAAAGAGACGAAAAAAAGAAGTTTTGTCTGGTAAATTAACGCCAGCTCAATCGCGAAATCCTAAAAAGAATGAACTATTCTTGGTCGAAGGTGATTCAGCTGGTGGATCTGCTAAGCAAGGTAGAGACAGAAGATTTCAAGCAATTTTGCCTCTTCGTGGTAAAGTATTAAATACTCAAAAGGCAAAATTGCAGGATATCTTTAAAAACGAAGAAATTAATACCATGATTTATACCATTGGTGCTGGTGTAGGAACCGAGTTTAATGTTGATGACTCTAATTATGATAAAGTCATTATCATGACTGACGCCGACGATGATGGTGCTCACATTCAGATCTTGCTATTAACATTCTTTTATCGTTATATGCGGCCGATGATTGAACACGGAAAAGTTTATATTGCTCTGCCACCGCTTTATCGCTTACAAAAAGGTCGAGGCAAAAAGACGCAAGTTCAATATGCATGGACTGATGAAGAACTAGCTGATGATGAAAAGAAAATGGGACGTGGCTATTCGCTGCAGCGATTCAAAGGTTTAGGTGAAATGAACGCGGAACAGCTATGGGCTACTACTATGGATCCTCAATCGAGAATGTTAATCAGAGTTAAAATTGACGATGCTGCTCTTGCTGAGAGACGAGTTACTACCTTAATGGGTGATAAAGTAGCCGCAAGAAGAAAGTGGATTGAAGAAAATGTTAAATTCAGAATGGGCGAAGACGGCTCAATTCTAGAATCCGAAGATGAATAA
- the parC gene encoding DNA topoisomerase IV subunit A, with product MATKERIREMPLEQVMGERFGRYSKYIIQERALPDIRDGLKPVQRRILYAMYQDSNTYDKPFKKAAKAVGNIMGNFHPHGDSSIYGALVHLSQDWKMREPLVEMHGNNGSMDGDGPAAMRYTESRLSKISNMLLQDIDKQTVNMVLNFDDTEYEPTVLPARFPNLLVNGSTGISSGYATEIPPHNLGEVIDATIYLLKHPDASLEDLMKYVKGPDFPTGAIVMGTKGIKEAYRTGRGRIQVRAKTTIQEIRGHRQEIVATEIPFDVNKALLVKKIDEIRLNKEIDGIAEVRDETDRHGLSIVIELKKDADAQNILNYLFKNTDLQVSYNFNMVAIDHMTPVQVGLKRILASYLEHEEDVVTKRTKFDLDKAEARLEIIQGLIHAMDILDQVIKTIRASKNKADAKKNLIAKYKFTEKQAEAIVSLQLYRLTNTDVNELIAEQDKLNKLAEKYRKLLSDRATLEKEIIKELNAVKKEFANPRRTQISEESAKVEIDEKALVADEQVRVLISRDGYLKRSSLRSYQSTNDDDNGLPDGDKVVYENTLSTLTNLYLFTNKGNVIYRPVHELIETKWKETGQHLSQEIGLDSDEQIIRVFVFDKLNTDCNFILATNDGYIKQLELANLQPTRTYKSRAMTAIKLKGKDSYVVGVDLIKSDNHKEITLFTHRAYAIRYDVSEIPTSGAKAVGVKSANLKDDDYIVNYVLVDSKYVDLMHVGLITQRGAFKQFKLKLVNKVSRAKRGVLVLRELKNKPHRIVALMPYAQDHLLHVTTSSDRHVNIKTTDYPLGDRYSNGSFVIDTTVDGTPVSIELGRPISSQN from the coding sequence ATGGCCACAAAAGAACGAATTCGAGAAATGCCACTTGAACAAGTAATGGGTGAACGTTTTGGACGATATTCAAAATATATTATTCAAGAACGTGCTTTGCCTGATATTCGAGATGGCTTAAAGCCAGTTCAGCGGCGTATCCTTTATGCAATGTATCAAGATAGTAATACTTATGATAAACCATTTAAAAAGGCTGCTAAGGCTGTCGGTAATATCATGGGTAACTTTCACCCTCACGGTGACAGCTCAATCTATGGGGCTTTAGTGCACTTATCACAAGACTGGAAGATGCGCGAACCGTTAGTTGAAATGCATGGTAACAATGGTTCAATGGATGGTGATGGCCCAGCAGCTATGCGTTATACGGAATCCCGCTTAAGCAAAATCTCTAATATGCTTTTGCAAGATATTGATAAGCAAACCGTAAACATGGTGCTTAACTTTGACGATACTGAGTATGAACCTACAGTCTTACCTGCACGCTTTCCTAACTTATTAGTTAATGGATCAACTGGGATCTCATCTGGTTACGCTACAGAGATTCCACCACATAACTTAGGTGAAGTGATTGATGCAACAATTTATTTGTTGAAACATCCTGATGCTTCTCTTGAAGATTTGATGAAATATGTAAAAGGCCCTGACTTTCCAACTGGTGCTATTGTTATGGGGACTAAGGGAATTAAGGAAGCATATAGGACAGGACGTGGTAGAATTCAGGTCCGTGCCAAAACCACTATTCAAGAAATTCGTGGGCATAGACAAGAAATTGTTGCTACGGAAATTCCATTCGATGTTAACAAAGCACTATTAGTAAAAAAGATAGATGAAATCCGTCTGAATAAAGAAATTGATGGAATCGCAGAAGTTCGTGATGAAACTGACCGCCATGGTTTGTCAATTGTGATTGAATTGAAAAAAGATGCTGATGCGCAGAATATTTTAAATTATTTATTTAAAAATACTGACTTACAAGTATCTTATAACTTCAACATGGTCGCTATTGATCACATGACTCCTGTTCAAGTTGGGCTAAAACGAATTTTAGCTTCTTATTTAGAACATGAAGAAGACGTTGTAACTAAACGTACGAAATTTGACTTAGATAAGGCAGAAGCTAGATTAGAGATTATTCAGGGCTTGATTCATGCCATGGATATTTTGGATCAAGTAATTAAAACCATCCGCGCTTCTAAAAATAAAGCCGATGCTAAGAAGAATTTAATAGCTAAGTATAAATTTACTGAAAAACAAGCTGAAGCAATTGTTTCTTTACAACTTTATCGTTTAACTAATACGGATGTTAATGAATTAATTGCTGAACAAGACAAGTTAAATAAATTGGCCGAAAAATACCGTAAATTATTATCAGATCGTGCAACTTTAGAAAAAGAAATTATTAAAGAGTTAAATGCAGTCAAGAAAGAATTTGCTAATCCACGTCGAACTCAAATTTCAGAAGAAAGTGCTAAAGTTGAAATTGATGAAAAAGCCTTAGTTGCTGATGAACAGGTTAGAGTACTAATTAGTCGAGATGGCTATTTAAAGCGTTCATCTTTACGTTCATATCAGTCAACTAATGATGATGACAATGGTTTACCAGATGGTGACAAAGTAGTTTATGAAAACACACTATCTACCCTGACTAACTTGTATTTATTTACCAATAAGGGGAATGTCATTTATCGTCCAGTACATGAACTAATTGAAACCAAATGGAAAGAAACAGGACAACACCTATCACAAGAAATTGGATTAGACAGTGATGAGCAAATTATTCGCGTCTTTGTATTTGATAAATTGAATACTGATTGCAACTTTATTCTGGCTACTAATGACGGTTATATCAAACAATTGGAGTTAGCTAACTTACAGCCGACGAGAACTTATAAGTCACGTGCAATGACAGCTATCAAGTTAAAGGGCAAGGATAGTTATGTGGTTGGGGTAGATTTGATCAAATCAGATAATCATAAGGAAATCACATTATTTACTCATCGCGCCTATGCAATTAGATATGATGTTAGCGAGATACCAACTTCAGGAGCTAAAGCAGTAGGTGTTAAATCTGCTAACTTGAAAGATGACGATTATATCGTAAATTATGTCCTAGTTGATTCTAAGTATGTTGATTTAATGCATGTTGGGCTAATTACTCAACGTGGGGCATTTAAGCAATTCAAACTTAAACTAGTTAATAAAGTTTCTAGAGCCAAGCGAGGGGTACTAGTACTGCGGGAATTGAAGAATAAACCGCATAGAATTGTTGCTCTAATGCCATATGCTCAAGATCATTTGTTACATGTCACTACTTCTAGTGACCGTCATGTAAATATTAAAACTACGGATTATCCATTAGGCGATCGTTATTCTAACGGCTCATTTGTTATTGATACTACCGTTGATGGGACGCCTGTAAGTATTGAATTGGGAAGACCCATTAGTAGTCAAAATTAA